The following proteins are co-located in the Odocoileus virginianus isolate 20LAN1187 ecotype Illinois unplaced genomic scaffold, Ovbor_1.2 Unplaced_Scaffold_18, whole genome shotgun sequence genome:
- the L1CAM gene encoding neural cell adhesion molecule L1 isoform X2, producing MPTGPCLWDLESHIGRTGTEKPVAGPGERMGQQVGGAGEAAGEGDTAIRKGMKGELEAQTLLVSSRHPPATLPSGLSFSRARPALPRRAAGASGKMAMALRYLWPLLLCSPCVLIQIPEELMEPPIITEQSPRRVVVFPTDDVSLKCEASGKPEVNFRWTRDGVLFKPREELGVTVNQAPHSGSFSITGNSSNFAQSFQGTYRCFASNKLGTAMSHEIQLMAEGTPKWPKETVKPVEVEEGESVILPCHPPPSAEPLRIYWMNSKILHIKQDERVTMGQNGNLYFANVLTSDNHSDYICHAHFPGTRTIIQKEPIDLRVKATNSMMDRKPRLLFPTNSSSHLVALQGQPLVLECIAEGFPTPTIKWLRPSGPMPADRVTYQNHNKTLQLLNVVEEDDGEYRCLAENSLGSDRHAYYVTVEAAPYWLHKPQSHLYGPGETARLDCQVQGRPQPEVTWRINGIPVEELGRDQKYRIHHGALVLSNLQPSDTMVTQCEARNRHGLLLANAYIYVVELPAKILTPDNETYMAVQGSTAYLLCKAFGAPVPSVQWLDRDGKTVLQDERFFPYANGTLGIRDLQANDTGHYFCQAANDQSNMTIVANLQVKDATRIMQGPRSAIEKRGSRVMFTCRASFDPSLQHSTTWRRDALDLQELGDSDKYFIEDERLVIHSLDYSDQGNYSCVASTKLDMVESRAELLVVGSPGPVPQLELSDRHLLKQSQVRLSWSPADDHNAPIEKYDIEFEDKEMAPEKWYSLGKVPGNQTSTTLKLSPYVHYTFRVTAINKYGPGEPSPASETVVTPEAAPEKNPVDVKGEGNETNNMVITWKPLRWMDWNAPQVQYRVQWRPQKMQGAWQEQIVSDPFLVVSNTSTFVPYEIKVQAVNSQGKGPEPQITIGYSGEDYPQASPLLEPVEALNSSTVLVRWQSVDPALVKGHLRGYNVTYWWEGSQRKHSKRHIHKGHVVVPANATSAILGGLRPYSSYRLEVQAFNGRGLGPASRVTFNTPEGVPGHPESLHLECQSDTSLLLHWQPPLSHNGVLTGYVLSYQPLNDGSKEQLSFDLPDPELRTHNLTNLSPRLRYRFQLQATTKEGPGEAIVREGGTMALSGMPDFGNISAMAGENYSVVSWVPKEGQCNFGFQIWFKALGDEKLVARLPPQYVSYNQSSYTQWDLQPDTDYEIQLLKEQVLLHQMAVKTNGTGRVRLPPTGFATEGWFIGFVSAIVVLLLVLLILCFIKRSKGGKYSVKDKEDTQVDSEARPMKDETFGEYSDNEEKAFGSSQPSLNGDIKPLGSDDSLADYGGSVDVQFNEDGSFIGQYSGKKEKEAAGGNDSSGATSPVNPAGTLE from the exons ATGCCCACAGGCCCCTGCTTATGGGACCTTGAGTCACACATCGGGAGGACGggcacagagaagcctgtggcAGGCCCAGGGGAGCGGATGGGGCAACAAGTTGGTGGTGCCGGAGAGGCAGCTGGTGAAGGAGACACGGCCATCAGGAAGGGAATGAAAGGCGAACTGGAGGCCCAGACTCTGCTGGTCTCTTCCAg GCACCCACCAGCCACCCTTCCCTCCGGCCTGAGCTTTAGCCGAGCCCGGCCGGCTTTGCCGCGCCGAGCCGCCGGCGCCTCCGGGAAGATGGCCATGGCGCTGCGGTACTTGTGGCCTCTCCTCCTCTGCAGCCCTTGCGTGCTCATCCAGATCCCCGAGGAAT TGATGGAACCCCCCATCATCACGGAGCAGTCTCCCCGGCGTGTGGTCGTCTTCCCCACAGATGACGTCAGCCTCAAGTGTGAGGCCAGCGGCAAACCCGAAGTGAA CTTTCGCTGGACTCGGGATGGCGTCCTCTTCAAACCCAGAGAGGAACTGGGCGTGACCGTGAACCAGGCACCCCATTCTGGCTCCTTCAGCATCACGGGCAACAGCAGCAACTTCGCCCAGAGCTTCCAGGGCACCTATCGCTGCTTTGCCAGCAACAAGCTGGGCACTGCCATGTCCCACGAGATCCAGCTCATGGCTGAGG GTACCCCCAAGTGGCCAAAGGAGACAGTGAAACCTGTTGAGGTCGAGGAAGGGGAGTCGGTGATTCTCCCTTGCCACCCGCCCCCCAGTGCAGAGCCGCTCCGGATCTACTGGATGAACAGCA AGATCTTGCACATCAAACAGGATGAGCGGGTGACCATGGGCCAGAATGGCAACCTCTACTTTGCCAACGTGCTCACCTCAGACAACCACTCAGACTACATCTGCCATGCCCACTTCCCTGGCACTCGAACCATCATTCAAAAGGAACCCATTGACCTCCGGGTCAAAGCCA CCAACAGCATGATGGACAGAAAGCCACGCCTGCTCTTCCCCACCAACTCTAGCAGCCACCTGGTGGCCCTGCAGGGGCAGCCCTTAGTCTTGGAGTGCATCGCTGAGGGATT CCCCACGCCCACCATCAAGTGGCTGCGCCCAAGCGGCCCCATGCCAGCCGACCGGGTCACCTACCAGAACCACAACAAGACGCTGCAGTTGCTGAACGTGGTCGAGGAGGATGACGGCGAGTACCGCTGCCTGGCTGAGAACTCGCTGGGCAGTGACCGCCACGCCTACTACGTCACCGTGGAGG CTGCGCCATACTGGCTACACAAGCCCCAGAGCCATCTGTACGGGCCAGGGGAGACTGCCCGCCTGGACTGTCAAGTGCAGGGCAGGCCCCAACCGGAGGTCACCTGGAGAATCAACGGGATCCCTGTGGAGG AGCTGGGCAGGGACCAGAAGTACCGGATCCACCATGGAGCCCTGGTCCTGAGCAACCTGCAGCCCAGTGACACTATGGTGACCCAGTGTGAGGCCCGCAACCGCCACGGGCTCCTGCTGGCCAATGCCTACATCTATGTTGTGG AGCTGCCGGCCAAGATCCTGACCCCAGACAATGAGACATACATGGCAGTCCAAGGCAGCACCGCCTACCTTCTGTGCAAGGCCTTCGGAGCCCCTGTGCCCAGCGTCCAATG GCTGGACAGGGACGGAAAGACAGTGCTGCAGGACGAGCGCTTCTTCCCCTATGCCAATGGGACCCTGGGCATCCGAGACCTCCAGGCCAATGACACTGGGCACTACTTCTGCCAGGCTGCTAACGACCAAAGCAACATGACCATTGTGGCTAACCTGCAGGTCAAAG ATGCCACTCGGATCATGCAGGGGCCCCGCAGTGCAATCGAGAAGAGAGGCTCCCGAGTGATGTTCACGTGCCGGGCCTCCTTTGACCCCTCCCTGCAGCACAGCACCACCTGGCGCAGGGATGCTCTCGACCTGCAGGAGCTGGGGGACAGTGACAA gTACTTCATAGAAGACGAGCGCCTGGTCATCCACAGCCTGGACTACAGCGACCAGGGCAACTACAGCTGCGTGGCCAGTACCAAGCTGGACATGGTGGAGAGCCGGGCAGAGCTGCTGGTGGTGG GGAGCCCCGGACCCGTGCCCCAGCTGGAGCTGTCTGATCGCCACCTGCTGAAGCAGAGCCAGGTGCGCCTGTCTTGGAGCCCGGCTGATGACCACAATGCCCCCATTGAGA AGTATGACATTGAATTTGAGGACAAGGAGATGGCGCCTGAGAAGTGGTACAGCCTGGGCAAGGTGCCCGGGAACCAGACCTCCACCACCCTCAAGCTGTCGCCTTATGTCCACTATACCTTTCGAGTCACTGCCATCAACAAATACGGCCCTggggagcccagcccagcctctgaGACTGTGGTCACACCGGAGGCAG CCCCGGAGAAGAACCCCGTGGACGTGAAGGGGGAAGGAAACGAGACCAACAACATGGTCATCACTTGGAAG CCGCTACGGTGGATGGACTGGAATGCCCCCCAGGTTCAGTATCGAGTGCAGTGGCGCCCCCAGAAGATGCAGGGGGCCTGGCAGGAACAGATAGTCAGTGACCCCTTCCTGGTGGTGTCCAATACATCTACTTTTGTGCCGTATGAGATCAAAGTCCAGGCCGTCAACAGCCAGGGCAAGGGCCCCGAGCCCCAGATCACCATCGGCTACTCTGGGGAGGACT ACCCCCAGGCAAGCCCTCTGCTGGAACCTGTCGAGGCCCTCAATTCAAGCACTGTGCTGGTCAGGTGGCAGTCTGTGGACCCAGCCCTGGTCAAGGGCCACCTCCGGGGATACAAT GTGACATACTGGTGGGAAGGCAGTCAGAGGAAGCACAGCAAGAGGCACATCCACAAAGGCCACGTGGTGGTGCCAGCCAATGCCACCAGTGCCATCCTGGGAGGCCTGCGGCCCTACAGCTCCTACCGGCTGGAAGTTCAGGCCTTTAATGGGCggggactggggcctgccagcagggtgaccttcaacacccctgaGGGAG TGCCTGGACACCCCGAGTCGTTGCACCTGGAGTGCCAGTCAGACACCAGCCTGCTGCTGCACTGGCAGCCTCCACTCAGCCATAACGGCGTGCTCACGGGCTACGTGCTCTCCTACCAACCTC TGAACGACGGGAGCAAGGAGCAGTTGTCCTTTGACCTTCCGGACCCTGAGCTGCGGACACACAACCTGACCAATCTCAGCCCCCGCTTGCGGTACCGATTCCAGCTGCAGGCCACTACGAAGGAGGGCCCGGGGGAGGCGATTGTGCGGGAAGGAGGCACCATGGCCTTATCTG GAATGCCGGACTTTGGCAACATCTCCGCCATGGCTGGCGAGAATTACAGCGTGGTCTCCTGGGTCCCCAAGGAGGGCCAGTGCAACTTCGGGTTCCAGATCTGGTTCAAAGCCCTGGGGG ACGAGAAACTGGTGGCTCGTCTCCCGCCACAATACGTCAGCTACAACCAGAGCTCCTACACGCAGTGGGACCTTCAGCCTGACACTGACTATGAGATCCAGCTGCTCAAGGAGCAGGTGCTCCTGCACCAGATGGCGGTGAAGACCAACGGCACTG gccgAGTGAGACTGCCTCCCACTGGCTTTGCCACCGAGGGCTGGTTCATCGGCTTTGTCAGCGCCATCGTCGTCCTGCTTCTTGTCTTACTCATCCTGTGCTTCATTAAGCGCAGCAAGGGTGGCAAGTACTCGG tgaaggacaaggaggacACCCAGGTGGACTCGGAGGCCCGGCCCATGAAGGACGAAACCTTCGGAGAGTACAG TGACAACGAGGAGAAGGCCTTTGGTAGCAGCCAGCCATCACTCAACGGAGACATCAAGCCCCTGGGCAGTGATGACAGCCTAGCCGACTACGGAGGCAGCGTGGATGTCCAGTTCAATGAGGATGGCTCCTTCATCGGCCAGTACAGcggaaagaaggagaaggaggcagcaggggGCAATGACAGCTCCGGGGCCACATCCCCTGTCAACCCTGCCGGGACCCTGGAGTAG